The Stenotrophomonas indicatrix DNA segment GGCAGCGATTCGAGCAGGTTGCCGATCTCGGCCGGTGCCAGGGTATTGACCAGACGGCGTACCGGTCCCAGCCGACCGCTGTCCAGTGCATCGGACAGCATCCGCAACTGGCGCGCAGTCTTGTCGTGGCGTACAGCCTCAGCCATCGCAGCTCCCGCGGGATAAGAAAAGCCGCGATCCTTGCAAGGATGCGGCAACAGGGGTGTTCAGCGCGTCATTATCGCAAGGGGATGTTTCAGCGCATACCCCGGCGGCCTGCGGCCACCGGGTGCGGGGTCAGATCCCTTTTCCGCAGGAAAAGGGATCTGACCCCCACGTGCGCGACGCGTCAGGACGCGTCCGCCACCAACGCCAGCCAGCGCTCGATGCCGCGGCGGTCACGCATGCCGAGCAGCTTCGGTGCGCGGGCGCGCAGGGCACCCAGGTCGGCATCACGCACCGCCCGGCGTACTTCCAGCAGGGTGCCCGGGTGCAGGCTGAACTCGGTCAGGCCCAGCGCCAGCAGCAGCGGGGTCATCCGTGCGTCGCCCGCGATTTCGCCGCAGACCGCCACCGGAATGCGATGGCGCGCGCCGGTTTCGATCACCATCTGCAGCAGGCGCAACACGGCCGGGTGCAGCGGCGAATACAGTTCGCCCAGTGCTTCGTTGTTGCGGTCGGCGGCCAGCAGGTACTGCACCAGATCATTGGTGCCAATCGACAGGAAGTCGACCAGGTCGATGAAACTCTCCAGCGCCAGCGCGGCGGCGGGTACTTCGATCATCGCACCCAGCGGTACATGCTCGGCCACCATGTGGCCCTCGGCGCGCAGCTGCTCGCCCAGCTTCAGCATGCGCCGGCGTACCGCCAGCAGTTCGTCGCGGGTGCTGACCATGGGCACCAGCACGCGCAGCTTGCCGTAGGCCGAGGCCCGCAGGATCGCGCGCATCTGGGTGTCGGCCACCTTGGGCCGGGCCAGCGACAGGCGCACGCCGCGCAGACCCAACGCCGGGTTTTCCTCGTTGCTCAGGGTCAGGCCGGTGCGGTCGGCCTTGTCTGCACCCAGGTCGAGGGTGCGGATGGTCACCGGGCGGCCACTCATGCCCAGTGCCGCATCGCGGTAGGTCTGGAACTGCTCTTCTTCGTCCGGCAGTTCGTTGCGCTGCAGGAACAGGAATTCGGTGCGGTACAGGCCCAGGCCGTGGGCGCCCAGCGCATGCGCCTGGGTCACATCTTCCAGCGATTCGGCGTTGGCCAGCAGGGCGATGTCGACCTGGTCGCGGGTACGGCTGGGCTTGCTGCGCAGGCGGCCGAGCTCGCGCTGCTCGCGCGCGTGCTCCTTCAGGCGTGCGCGGTAGTCACGCAGGTTGTCGGCCTGCGGGTTGACGGTGATGCTGCCGTCGGCGCCATCGATGATCAGCACATCGCCGTCGATCACCTTGCTCAGCAGCTGCGGCACGTTGACGATCAACGGCAGGTGCAGGCTGCGGGCGAGGATCGCACTATGCGAAAGCGCGCTGCCCGCGCTGGTGACGATGCCGACCACACCGTGCGATTGCAGCTGGGCCAGCTCGGAAGGGGCGATGTTGTCGCAGACCAGGATTTCGCCGGCCAAGCCCTTTACCGCTGCCGGGCGCTCGGGCTGCAGGAAGGCATGGATGCGCCCGATCACATGGTCGAGGTCGTCCATGCGGCTCTTCAGGTAGGCATCGTCCATGCCATCGAAGACTTTGGCCAAGCGGTCGCGCTGCAGGCGCAATGCATAGCCGGCACTGTAGGGACCACTGCGGATCAGTTCGTCCAGGCCGAACAGCAGTTCGGGATCGTCCAGCAGCAGTGCATGCAGGTCGAGGAACTCGCCCACTTCCTGGTTCAGCGCACCATGCAGGCGCTGTCGCAGCTCGTGCATTTCCGTGCGCGCCGCGTCCACGGCGCGGTGCAGGCGCGCCAGCTCGGATTCAATCTGGGAAGGGGTGACGCGCTGTTCGGCTACTTCCAGTGCATGCGGCAGGCGCACGCGGGCGCGGCCCATTGCCGTACCGCGGGCGGCGCCGTGTCCGGCCAGCAGCTGTACCGGCCGTTGGCCGGTGGGGGCTTGGCCGGCGCGCGCGCGCGGCACGCTCAGTTGTCCTCGTCGAAGCGGCGCTCGAACAGGTCGACCACCGCGTCCATCGCCGCGACTTCGTCTTCGCCGTTGATGCGGATGGTGACCGGTGTGCCTTGCCCTGCCGCCAGCAGCATTACGCCCATGATGCTCTTGGCGTTGATCTCACGGCCCTTGGCGGCCATGGTCACGTTGCAGCGGAACGGCGCCAGGGTCTGCACCAGCTTGGCGGTGGCCCGGGCATGCAGGCCCAGGCGGTTGCTCACAGTGAGTTCTCGTTCAAGCATCGTCGACTATCGCTCCATTACGGGTGCCCGCCGCCGCAGTGGCAGGCAGTTGATCCAGTCCCTGTTCCGGATAATTCATCACCCGCAGCAACATCGGCAGACTCAGCGCCG contains these protein-coding regions:
- the ptsP gene encoding phosphoenolpyruvate--protein phosphotransferase → MPRARAGQAPTGQRPVQLLAGHGAARGTAMGRARVRLPHALEVAEQRVTPSQIESELARLHRAVDAARTEMHELRQRLHGALNQEVGEFLDLHALLLDDPELLFGLDELIRSGPYSAGYALRLQRDRLAKVFDGMDDAYLKSRMDDLDHVIGRIHAFLQPERPAAVKGLAGEILVCDNIAPSELAQLQSHGVVGIVTSAGSALSHSAILARSLHLPLIVNVPQLLSKVIDGDVLIIDGADGSITVNPQADNLRDYRARLKEHAREQRELGRLRSKPSRTRDQVDIALLANAESLEDVTQAHALGAHGLGLYRTEFLFLQRNELPDEEEQFQTYRDAALGMSGRPVTIRTLDLGADKADRTGLTLSNEENPALGLRGVRLSLARPKVADTQMRAILRASAYGKLRVLVPMVSTRDELLAVRRRMLKLGEQLRAEGHMVAEHVPLGAMIEVPAAALALESFIDLVDFLSIGTNDLVQYLLAADRNNEALGELYSPLHPAVLRLLQMVIETGARHRIPVAVCGEIAGDARMTPLLLALGLTEFSLHPGTLLEVRRAVRDADLGALRARAPKLLGMRDRRGIERWLALVADAS
- a CDS encoding HPr family phosphocarrier protein, with the protein product MLERELTVSNRLGLHARATAKLVQTLAPFRCNVTMAAKGREINAKSIMGVMLLAAGQGTPVTIRINGEDEVAAMDAVVDLFERRFDEDN